Proteins encoded by one window of Bradyrhizobium sp. B097:
- a CDS encoding LysR family transcriptional regulator produces the protein MNTHDLVAFVAVVETGSIVAASARLNLTQPGVTRRIQNLEEMLGAQLLDRLSKPLKPTAAGYEAYEQGRRVLRMLDDLKSGVANDGVVRGEFRLGLTPFLSEAGLTGPLDAVRGEFPALAVRVVSGWSPNHMERVSRNELDAAAICLPDGTAPPDDLAASDLGAQPVVFVVAREMKTPKFVDLEWLSRTGWVINQDGCGFRQTLKRHFDAAHLPFTIAVEALDSELRLSLVARGLGIGLVTPVALKRSPIRNRLKTVKIADFNPAVRAWIVHRPPAGRLARPIEVFRDALDRELQALIRG, from the coding sequence ATGAACACCCACGACCTTGTGGCGTTCGTCGCCGTGGTCGAGACCGGATCGATCGTCGCGGCCTCAGCGCGGCTGAACCTGACCCAGCCCGGCGTGACGCGGCGGATCCAGAATCTCGAGGAGATGCTGGGTGCGCAGCTGCTCGACCGGCTGTCGAAGCCGCTGAAGCCGACTGCAGCGGGATATGAGGCCTATGAGCAGGGCCGCCGCGTGCTGCGCATGCTCGACGACCTCAAGTCAGGCGTCGCCAATGACGGCGTGGTGCGCGGCGAGTTCAGGCTCGGCCTGACGCCGTTCCTGTCGGAGGCGGGGCTGACCGGTCCGCTCGATGCGGTGCGCGGCGAATTCCCTGCGCTTGCGGTGCGCGTCGTCTCGGGCTGGTCGCCCAACCACATGGAGCGGGTGAGCCGCAACGAGCTCGACGCCGCGGCGATCTGCCTGCCGGACGGCACCGCGCCGCCCGACGATCTCGCGGCCTCCGATCTCGGTGCGCAGCCGGTGGTGTTCGTCGTCGCGCGCGAGATGAAGACGCCGAAATTCGTCGACCTCGAATGGCTGTCGCGGACCGGGTGGGTGATCAACCAGGACGGCTGCGGCTTCCGCCAGACGCTGAAGCGCCATTTCGATGCGGCGCATCTGCCGTTCACCATCGCGGTCGAGGCGCTCGACAGCGAATTACGCCTGTCGCTGGTGGCGCGCGGGCTCGGCATCGGCCTAGTCACGCCGGTGGCGTTGAAACGAAGCCCGATCCGCAACCGGCTCAAGACCGTGAAGATCGCAGATTTCAATCCGGCGGTGCGCGCCTGGATCGTGCATCGCCCGCCGGCCGGCCGCCTGGCACGGCCGATCGAGGTGTTTCGCGATGCGCTCGACCGCGAGCTGCAGGCGCTGATCCGCGGGTAG
- a CDS encoding MaoC family dehydratase, with protein sequence MNEVWKKPPVTLETYQGMVGKEIGVSSWHLLDQGRIDTYADVIEDHQFIHVDPERAKEETAFGTTIAHGFLTMSLLSIMSYEVMPVLEGTAMGVNYGFDKLRFISPVRSGRRVRGRFVLAEATLRKPKELLSRTNVTVEIEGEEKPALVADWLGLIYFS encoded by the coding sequence ATGAACGAAGTCTGGAAGAAGCCGCCGGTGACGCTGGAAACCTACCAGGGCATGGTCGGCAAGGAGATCGGCGTGTCCTCATGGCACCTGCTGGATCAGGGCCGCATCGACACCTATGCCGACGTGATCGAGGATCATCAGTTCATCCACGTCGATCCCGAGCGCGCGAAGGAGGAGACCGCGTTCGGCACCACGATCGCCCATGGCTTCCTCACGATGTCGCTGCTGTCGATCATGTCCTACGAGGTGATGCCGGTGCTTGAGGGCACCGCGATGGGCGTCAATTACGGCTTCGACAAGCTGCGCTTCATCTCGCCGGTGCGCTCGGGCAGGCGCGTTCGCGGCCGCTTCGTGCTGGCCGAAGCCACGCTGCGCAAGCCGAAGGAACTGCTGTCGCGCACCAATGTCACGGTCGAGATCGAGGGCGAGGAGAAGCCGGCGCTGGTCGCCGACTGGCTCGGCCTGATCTATTTCAGCTAG
- a CDS encoding SDR family NAD(P)-dependent oxidoreductase produces MAIRFDGRVAIVTGAGNGLGRAHALGLASRGAKVVVNDFGGARDGTGGSLSPAETVVEEIRKAGGTAMADGADVSNFEQVTAMVERATKEWGSVDLLCANAGILRDKSFTKLEVADWAKVLDVHLTGTFYCCKAVWAGMRERNYGRIVLTTSSSGLFGNFGQANYGAAKAGMVGLMNVLAEEGRKNNIKVNTVSPTAATRMTEELLPPQALQLMKPEAITPAVEFLLSEDAPTRTIMGAGAGSFAVIRVLETEGVNLPQSEWTPDGVAAHFNAISDMSTAKALQGAFEQTQKYVAQAAARAGIKL; encoded by the coding sequence ATGGCAATCAGGTTCGACGGACGCGTCGCTATCGTCACCGGCGCGGGCAATGGTCTTGGGCGAGCGCATGCGCTGGGGCTCGCCAGCCGTGGCGCCAAGGTCGTGGTCAATGATTTCGGCGGTGCGCGCGACGGCACCGGCGGTTCGCTGTCGCCGGCCGAGACCGTGGTCGAGGAGATCCGCAAGGCCGGCGGCACCGCGATGGCCGACGGCGCCGACGTCTCGAACTTCGAGCAGGTCACCGCGATGGTCGAGCGCGCCACCAAGGAGTGGGGCAGCGTCGATCTGCTCTGCGCCAATGCCGGCATCCTGCGCGACAAGTCGTTCACCAAGCTCGAGGTCGCCGACTGGGCCAAGGTGCTCGACGTGCATCTCACCGGCACCTTCTATTGCTGCAAGGCGGTGTGGGCCGGCATGCGTGAGCGCAACTACGGCCGCATCGTGCTGACGACCTCGTCGTCCGGCCTGTTCGGCAATTTCGGCCAGGCCAATTACGGCGCAGCCAAGGCCGGCATGGTCGGCCTGATGAACGTGCTCGCCGAAGAGGGCCGCAAGAACAACATCAAGGTCAACACCGTCTCGCCGACGGCGGCAACCCGGATGACCGAGGAACTGCTGCCGCCGCAGGCGCTGCAGCTGATGAAGCCGGAAGCGATCACGCCGGCGGTGGAGTTTCTGCTCTCGGAGGACGCGCCGACCCGCACCATCATGGGCGCCGGTGCCGGCTCGTTCGCGGTGATCCGCGTCCTGGAGACCGAAGGCGTCAACTTGCCGCAATCCGAATGGACGCCCGACGGCGTTGCCGCGCACTTCAACGCGATCAGCGACATGTCGACCGCGAAGGCGCTGCAGGGCGCGTTCGAGCAGACGCAGAAATATGTCGCCCAGGCCGCCGCGCGGGCCGGGATCAAGCTGTAA
- a CDS encoding MFS transporter: MTISEATKLSPARTVSVRPLIWIGAITTGTVVTNLFAPQILVGLMSRSLDMTALQAGLISTLTLLGYALGLLLLVPLVDLVENKRLILRTLACAIVAAIGTAMAPTPLILLAATFILGASCAAIQMVVPLVASMVPPERRGQAIGDVMSGLMIGILLSRPMASLIADSWNWRGYYLTSAVLMTVLAAALARYLPTLQPAAKISYGALLRSFPKLLREEPVLRVRAWTAALVMASFTAFWAAVALRLPDAPFKLDAKGIALIGVAGAAATPIAGRWGDRGFARPLLIVSHLLIVGALALCAWAGMTESRIAALSLLGVGAVLLDFGITTDQTLGRRAVNLLQPEARGRINGLFVALFFIGGAVGAATASAAWSFGGWTAVCAVAATFGVLGFITDIATETGSE, encoded by the coding sequence ATGACGATTTCCGAAGCCACCAAGCTCTCCCCGGCGCGCACTGTCTCGGTGCGTCCCCTGATCTGGATCGGCGCCATCACGACCGGCACCGTCGTCACCAATCTGTTTGCGCCGCAGATCCTGGTTGGCCTGATGAGCCGATCGCTCGACATGACCGCGCTGCAGGCCGGCCTGATCTCGACGCTGACCCTGCTCGGCTACGCGCTCGGGCTGTTGCTGCTGGTGCCGCTGGTCGACCTCGTCGAGAACAAGCGCCTGATCCTGCGCACGCTGGCCTGCGCCATCGTGGCCGCGATCGGCACCGCGATGGCGCCGACGCCGCTGATTTTGTTGGCCGCCACCTTCATCCTCGGCGCGTCCTGCGCGGCGATCCAGATGGTGGTGCCGCTGGTCGCCTCGATGGTGCCGCCGGAGCGCCGCGGACAGGCGATCGGCGATGTCATGAGCGGCTTGATGATCGGCATCCTGCTGTCGCGGCCGATGGCGAGCCTGATCGCGGACAGCTGGAACTGGCGCGGCTACTATCTCACCTCGGCGGTGCTGATGACGGTGCTCGCCGCCGCGCTGGCGCGCTATCTGCCGACATTGCAGCCTGCGGCGAAGATCAGCTACGGCGCGCTGCTGCGCTCATTCCCCAAATTGCTGCGCGAGGAACCGGTGCTGCGCGTGCGCGCCTGGACCGCGGCGCTGGTGATGGCATCGTTCACCGCATTCTGGGCCGCCGTCGCGCTGCGGCTGCCGGATGCGCCGTTCAAGCTCGACGCCAAGGGGATCGCGCTGATCGGCGTCGCCGGGGCGGCGGCGACCCCGATCGCCGGGCGCTGGGGCGACCGAGGTTTCGCGCGGCCGTTGCTGATCGTCTCGCACCTTCTCATCGTCGGCGCGCTCGCGCTGTGCGCCTGGGCCGGCATGACCGAGTCGCGGATTGCCGCCCTGTCGCTGCTTGGCGTCGGCGCCGTGCTGCTCGATTTCGGTATCACCACCGACCAGACGCTCGGCCGCCGCGCCGTCAATTTGTTGCAGCCGGAAGCGCGCGGCCGGATCAACGGCCTGTTCGTGGCGCTGTTCTTCATCGGCGGCGCAGTCGGTGCAGCGACGGCGTCCGCGGCGTGGAGCTTTGGCGGCTGGACGGCGGTCTGCGCGGTGGCTGCGACGTTCGGTGTGCTTGGGTTCATCACCGATATCGCGACGGAGACGGGATCGGAATGA
- a CDS encoding TIGR03862 family flavoprotein — protein MSASQHTVAVIGAGPAGLMAAETLAAGGAQVTVYDAMPSAGRKFLMAGRGGLNLTHSEPLPDFLGRYREAMPHLKAAVEAFPPDSLRAWSEALGQPTFVGTSGRVFPKAFKASPLLRAWLRRLDAAGVAFAFRHRWIGWDAHGGLLFETPDGPRAVNADAAVLALGGASWPRLGSDGAWAEILTAKGIAVAPMKPANSGFTVAWSNIFRDRFEGQPLKGVALTIGPHTVRGEAIVTRTGIEGGAIYALSAELREAVLAKGTATLSVALRPDAARDELIARLSAPKGKQSFSNFLRKAAQLSPVGIGLLQEAAAASGRSLATLPPAELARLINAVPIEISGVAPIARAISTAGGIAFSELDAHFMLRKLPGVFAAGEMLDWEAPTGGYLLQASFATGAAAGKSALRHVGIA, from the coding sequence ATGTCTGCAAGCCAGCATACCGTCGCCGTCATCGGAGCCGGTCCCGCCGGCCTGATGGCGGCGGAAACCCTTGCGGCGGGTGGCGCACAGGTCACCGTCTATGACGCGATGCCGTCGGCCGGCCGCAAGTTCCTGATGGCCGGGCGCGGCGGGCTCAATCTCACCCACAGCGAGCCGCTGCCGGATTTCCTCGGGCGCTATCGCGAGGCGATGCCGCACCTGAAGGCCGCGGTCGAGGCGTTTCCGCCCGACAGCTTGCGCGCCTGGAGCGAGGCGCTGGGACAGCCGACCTTCGTCGGCACCAGCGGCCGCGTGTTTCCAAAAGCGTTCAAGGCATCGCCGCTGCTGCGTGCCTGGCTGCGGCGGCTCGATGCCGCAGGCGTTGCGTTCGCATTCCGGCATCGCTGGATTGGTTGGGACGCGCACGGCGGATTGCTGTTTGAGACGCCGGACGGCCCGCGCGCGGTCAACGCTGACGCAGCCGTGCTCGCGCTCGGCGGCGCGAGCTGGCCGCGGCTCGGCTCGGATGGCGCCTGGGCCGAGATCCTCACGGCGAAGGGGATTGCCGTGGCGCCGATGAAACCGGCCAATTCAGGCTTCACGGTCGCGTGGTCGAATATCTTTCGTGACCGGTTTGAGGGCCAGCCGCTCAAGGGCGTCGCCCTCACGATCGGGCCGCACACCGTGCGCGGTGAGGCGATCGTCACCCGCACCGGCATCGAGGGCGGCGCGATCTACGCGCTGTCGGCGGAATTGCGCGAGGCGGTGCTCGCCAAGGGAACGGCGACGCTCAGCGTGGCGCTGCGGCCTGACGCTGCGCGCGACGAACTGATCGCGCGGCTGTCGGCGCCGAAGGGCAAGCAGTCGTTCTCCAACTTCCTGCGCAAGGCGGCGCAGCTCTCGCCGGTCGGCATCGGGCTGTTGCAGGAGGCAGCCGCCGCCTCCGGCCGATCGCTGGCCACGCTGCCGCCGGCCGAACTGGCCCGGTTGATCAATGCGGTGCCGATCGAGATATCGGGCGTGGCGCCGATCGCGCGCGCGATCTCGACCGCGGGCGGGATCGCCTTCAGCGAGCTGGACGCGCATTTCATGCTGCGCAAATTGCCCGGTGTCTTCGCCGCCGGAGAGATGCTCGACTGGGAAGCGCCGACCGGCGGCTATCTGTTGCAGGCGTCATTCGCGACCGGAGCCGCTGCGGGGAAGAGCGCGTTGCGTCACGTCGGCATCGCGTAG
- a CDS encoding enoyl-CoA hydratase/isomerase family protein → MNDVAAAEGDLIARKEGAAGIIRLNRPKAINAVTLEMFRDIDRALDAFEDDPDVAVIVLEGAGERGLCAGGDIRALWESSKVKGDLGKILWRDEYILNARIKKFPKPYVAFMDGIVMGGGVGLSAHSRHRVVTERTKLAMPEVGLGFFPDVGGTYLLSRSPGEIGTYFGLTGTTMNGPDAIYAKFADAVVPSAKLPALREALTKVAPGTTSTEIDRLIAGFATGEKSGPVAALQAKIDGWFARGRMEDIVDALKADGSELAQATLKTLSEKSPRGTVVTLKLLRLARATETLEECLVREYRAALEVFASDDFREGVRAAVIDKDRNPKWSPPNIEDVTAEMLAPYFAEIGADELKFPDSK, encoded by the coding sequence ATGAATGATGTGGCCGCTGCCGAAGGCGACCTGATTGCACGCAAGGAAGGGGCGGCCGGCATCATCCGGCTCAATCGACCGAAGGCGATCAATGCGGTGACGCTGGAGATGTTCCGCGACATCGACAGGGCGCTCGACGCGTTCGAGGACGATCCCGATGTCGCGGTCATCGTGCTGGAAGGCGCCGGCGAGCGCGGCCTGTGCGCCGGCGGAGATATCCGCGCGCTCTGGGAAAGCTCGAAGGTCAAGGGCGACCTCGGCAAGATCCTGTGGCGCGACGAGTACATCCTCAACGCGCGGATCAAGAAATTTCCGAAGCCGTACGTCGCCTTCATGGACGGCATCGTGATGGGCGGCGGCGTCGGCTTGTCGGCGCACAGCCGGCACCGCGTGGTGACCGAGCGAACCAAGCTTGCGATGCCCGAAGTTGGGCTCGGCTTCTTCCCTGACGTCGGCGGCACCTATCTGCTGTCGCGTTCGCCGGGCGAGATCGGCACCTATTTTGGCCTCACCGGCACCACCATGAACGGTCCTGACGCGATCTACGCCAAGTTCGCCGACGCGGTGGTGCCGAGCGCAAAGCTTCCGGCGCTGCGCGAGGCGCTGACCAAGGTTGCGCCGGGCACGACGTCCACCGAAATCGACCGGCTGATCGCAGGCTTCGCCACCGGCGAGAAATCCGGCCCTGTCGCCGCGCTACAGGCCAAAATCGACGGCTGGTTCGCGCGCGGACGGATGGAAGACATCGTTGATGCGCTGAAAGCCGATGGCTCCGAGCTGGCGCAGGCCACGCTGAAGACGCTCAGTGAGAAGTCGCCGCGCGGCACGGTGGTGACGCTGAAGCTGCTGCGGCTGGCGCGGGCGACCGAGACGCTGGAGGAGTGCCTGGTGCGCGAGTATCGCGCGGCGCTCGAAGTGTTCGCCAGCGACGATTTCCGCGAGGGCGTGCGCGCCGCCGTGATCGACAAGGACCGCAATCCGAAGTGGTCGCCGCCCAATATCGAGGACGTGACAGCGGAGATGCTGGCGCCTTACTTCGCCGAGATCGGCGCCGATGAACTGAAATTTCCTGACAGCAAATAG
- a CDS encoding isobutyryl-CoA dehydrogenase yields MQFALNEDQIAVRDMARAFAAEKIAPHALEWDEKKHFPVDVMREAAGLGIGGIYIKDDVGGSAMTRFDAALIFEALATGCPTTSAFISIHNMASWMIDAYGNDTQRHRWLPKLCTMELLASYCLTEPGAGSDAAALRTRAVRDGDHYVLNGQKQFISGAGSTDLLVAMVRTGGDGPGGVSTIVVDGKTPGVSFGANERKMGWNAQPTRAVVFENARVPVENRLGEEGIGFKIAMAGLDGGRLNIAACSLGGAQTALDKALAYMKDRKAFGKRLDEFQALQFKIADMATELEAARTFLWRAAAALDRKDADASMLCAMAKRFGTDVGFEVANQALQLHGGYGYLSEYGVEKIVRDLRVHQILEGTNEIMRLIVSRKLIEGAR; encoded by the coding sequence ATGCAGTTCGCTCTCAACGAGGACCAGATCGCGGTACGCGACATGGCGCGGGCGTTTGCGGCGGAGAAGATCGCGCCGCACGCGCTCGAATGGGACGAGAAGAAGCACTTTCCGGTGGACGTGATGCGCGAGGCAGCAGGCCTCGGCATCGGCGGCATCTACATCAAGGACGATGTCGGCGGCTCGGCGATGACGCGCTTCGACGCGGCGCTGATCTTCGAGGCCTTGGCGACGGGCTGTCCGACCACGTCCGCCTTTATCTCGATCCACAACATGGCGTCCTGGATGATCGATGCCTATGGCAACGACACCCAGCGCCACAGATGGCTGCCGAAGCTCTGCACCATGGAGCTGCTCGCCAGCTACTGCCTGACCGAGCCGGGCGCCGGCTCCGATGCCGCTGCGCTGCGCACCCGCGCGGTGCGCGACGGCGACCATTACGTGCTCAACGGCCAGAAGCAGTTCATCTCCGGCGCCGGCAGCACCGATCTCCTGGTGGCGATGGTGCGCACCGGCGGCGATGGCCCCGGCGGCGTCTCGACGATCGTCGTCGACGGCAAGACGCCGGGCGTGTCGTTCGGCGCCAATGAGCGCAAGATGGGCTGGAACGCGCAGCCGACCCGCGCGGTCGTATTCGAGAACGCGCGCGTGCCGGTCGAAAACCGGCTCGGCGAGGAGGGCATCGGCTTCAAGATCGCAATGGCCGGCCTCGACGGCGGCCGTCTCAACATCGCGGCATGCTCGCTCGGCGGCGCGCAGACGGCGCTCGACAAGGCGCTCGCCTACATGAAGGACCGCAAGGCGTTTGGAAAGCGGCTCGACGAGTTCCAGGCGCTGCAATTCAAGATCGCCGACATGGCAACCGAGCTCGAGGCCGCACGCACCTTCCTGTGGCGCGCGGCCGCCGCGCTCGACCGCAAGGATGCTGACGCGTCCATGCTGTGTGCAATGGCAAAGCGGTTCGGGACCGATGTGGGCTTCGAGGTCGCCAACCAGGCGCTGCAACTGCACGGCGGCTACGGCTACCTCAGCGAATACGGCGTCGAGAAGATCGTGCGCGATCTGCGCGTGCACCAGATCCTCGAAGGCACCAATGAAATCATGCGGCTGATCGTGTCGCGCAAGTTGATCGAGGGCGCGCGATGA
- the mmsB gene encoding 3-hydroxyisobutyrate dehydrogenase, with product MANVAFIGLGNMGGPMAANLVKAGHKVTAFDLVAASRDQARHDGAAIAESGVGAVKGADVVITMLPAGKHVLGVWNEVLPAMAKGTLIIDCSTIDVESAKQAHALAAKHGIASVDAPVSGGTGGAKGATLTFMCGGEAKAFAAAQPMLANMGKKIVHCGGGGAGQAAKICNNMILGISMIAVGEAFVLAEKLGLSHQALFDVASTSSGQCWSLTTYCPVPGPVPTSPANNDYKPGFASNLMVKDLTLAQDAANAAGAVTPLGKHAQELYKTFDASGHGGVDFSGIIQHVRSLAGK from the coding sequence ATGGCAAACGTCGCATTCATCGGGCTCGGCAATATGGGCGGGCCGATGGCGGCCAATCTGGTCAAGGCCGGCCACAAGGTGACCGCGTTCGATCTGGTCGCGGCCTCGCGCGATCAGGCGAGGCACGACGGCGCTGCGATCGCCGAGAGCGGCGTCGGCGCGGTGAAGGGCGCCGATGTCGTCATCACGATGCTGCCGGCCGGCAAGCATGTGCTCGGCGTCTGGAACGAGGTGCTGCCCGCGATGGCCAAGGGCACGCTGATCATCGATTGCTCGACCATCGACGTCGAAAGCGCCAAGCAGGCGCATGCGCTCGCCGCCAAGCACGGCATCGCTTCCGTCGATGCGCCGGTTTCCGGCGGCACCGGTGGCGCCAAGGGCGCGACGCTGACCTTCATGTGCGGCGGCGAGGCGAAGGCGTTCGCGGCGGCGCAGCCGATGCTGGCCAACATGGGCAAGAAGATCGTGCATTGCGGCGGCGGCGGTGCCGGGCAGGCGGCCAAGATCTGCAACAACATGATTTTAGGCATTTCCATGATCGCGGTCGGCGAGGCCTTCGTGCTCGCCGAAAAGCTCGGCCTGTCGCACCAGGCGCTGTTCGACGTCGCCTCGACCTCGTCGGGGCAGTGCTGGTCGCTGACGACCTATTGCCCGGTTCCAGGTCCAGTGCCGACCTCGCCGGCCAACAACGACTACAAGCCGGGTTTCGCCTCCAACCTGATGGTGAAGGACCTGACGCTGGCACAGGACGCCGCCAATGCCGCCGGCGCGGTGACGCCGCTCGGCAAGCACGCGCAGGAACTCTATAAGACCTTCGACGCGTCGGGCCATGGCGGAGTCGACTTTTCCGGAATTATCCAGCACGTTCGGAGCCTCGCTGGAAAATAG
- a CDS encoding AMP-binding protein, with product MTTFQDARAFLLEHRTDYDTAVKGFRWPDPVPFNWALDWFDAELAHNADSRDRPALWIVDAASGNETKLSFAELSRRSNQVANFLRAQGLKRGDHLLLLLGNVVPLWETMLAAMKLGVVVIPATTLLTTDELRDRLDRGKAKAVVATQDQVAKFAGLGGEKLVRIVAGATQAHEGWLPFEDAAKASDAFAPDGPTQADDPMLLYFTSGTTAKPKLVRHSQRSYPVGHLSTMYWIGLQPGDIHLNISSPGWAKHAWSCFFAPWNAGATIFIANQPRFEAKGLLSIIGRCGVTTLCAPPTVWRMFIQEQLSDFKVSLREVCGAGEPLNPEIIDQVKSAWGLTIRDGYGQTETTALAGNSPGQKVKVGSMGRPLPGYRVQVTDNDGHAAKEGEVTLLLGANRPAGLMQGYQGDDGRLIGTDGEIYRSGDVVFTDDEGYLTFVGRTDDVFKSSDYRISPFELESVLLEHDAVAEAAVVPSPDPIRLAVPKAYILLVSGVERTPETALSIFKHLHTRLAPFKRIRKIELVTELPKTISGKIRRVQLRRLEHDDVRSDALRGAEFREEEFPELQKVRTSG from the coding sequence ATGACCACATTTCAGGACGCACGCGCCTTTCTGCTCGAGCACCGCACCGACTACGACACGGCGGTGAAGGGATTTCGCTGGCCGGATCCGGTGCCGTTCAACTGGGCGCTGGACTGGTTCGACGCTGAGCTCGCGCACAATGCCGACAGCCGCGACCGGCCGGCGCTGTGGATCGTCGATGCCGCCAGCGGCAACGAGACCAAGCTGTCGTTCGCCGAGCTGTCGCGTCGCTCCAACCAGGTGGCGAACTTCCTGCGCGCGCAGGGGCTGAAGCGCGGCGATCATCTGTTGCTGCTGCTCGGCAATGTGGTGCCGCTGTGGGAGACCATGCTGGCGGCGATGAAGCTCGGCGTGGTCGTGATCCCCGCGACCACGCTGTTAACCACGGATGAATTGCGCGACCGGCTCGATCGCGGCAAGGCGAAGGCAGTGGTTGCGACGCAGGATCAGGTCGCGAAGTTCGCGGGCCTCGGCGGCGAAAAGCTGGTGCGCATCGTGGCCGGCGCGACGCAGGCCCACGAGGGCTGGCTGCCGTTCGAGGATGCCGCCAAGGCGTCGGATGCCTTCGCGCCTGATGGCCCGACCCAGGCCGACGATCCGATGCTGCTGTATTTCACCTCGGGCACCACGGCAAAGCCGAAGCTGGTACGGCACAGCCAGCGCAGCTATCCGGTCGGCCATCTCTCGACCATGTACTGGATCGGCCTGCAGCCCGGCGACATCCATCTCAACATTTCCTCGCCCGGCTGGGCCAAGCACGCCTGGAGCTGCTTCTTCGCGCCATGGAATGCCGGCGCGACGATCTTCATCGCCAACCAGCCGCGCTTCGAGGCGAAGGGACTGCTCTCGATCATCGGCCGCTGCGGCGTCACCACGCTCTGCGCGCCGCCGACAGTGTGGCGGATGTTCATTCAGGAGCAACTGTCGGACTTCAAAGTGAGCCTGCGGGAAGTGTGCGGCGCCGGCGAGCCGCTCAACCCTGAGATCATCGACCAGGTCAAATCGGCCTGGGGCCTGACCATCCGCGACGGCTACGGCCAGACCGAGACCACCGCGCTGGCCGGCAACTCGCCGGGGCAGAAGGTGAAGGTCGGCTCGATGGGCCGGCCGCTGCCTGGCTATCGCGTTCAGGTCACCGACAATGACGGCCATGCCGCGAAGGAGGGCGAGGTGACGCTGCTGCTCGGCGCCAACCGGCCGGCGGGCCTGATGCAGGGCTATCAGGGCGATGACGGCAGGCTGATCGGCACCGATGGCGAGATCTATCGCAGCGGCGACGTCGTGTTCACCGATGACGAGGGCTATCTGACCTTCGTCGGCCGCACCGACGACGTGTTCAAGTCCTCCGACTACCGCATCTCGCCGTTCGAATTGGAGAGCGTGCTGCTGGAGCACGATGCGGTGGCGGAAGCCGCCGTGGTGCCGAGCCCGGACCCGATCCGGCTCGCGGTCCCGAAGGCCTATATATTGCTGGTATCAGGCGTCGAGCGCACCCCGGAGACGGCACTGTCGATCTTCAAGCATTTGCACACGCGGCTCGCACCGTTTAAACGCATCCGCAAGATCGAGCTGGTCACCGAACTGCCAAAGACGATTTCTGGAAAGATCCGTCGCGTGCAGTTGCGCCGGCTGGAACATGATGATGTCAGAAGCGATGCGTTGCGCGGAGCCGAGTTCCGCGAGGAAGAATTTCCGGAGCTGCAGAAGGTGCGGACCTCCGGTTAG